One Manihot esculenta cultivar AM560-2 chromosome 6, M.esculenta_v8, whole genome shotgun sequence DNA segment encodes these proteins:
- the LOC110616822 gene encoding truncated transcription factor CAULIFLOWER A isoform X1, with amino-acid sequence MGRGRVQLKRIENKINRQVTFSKRRSGLLKKAHEISVLCDAEVALIVFSTKGKLFEYSTDSCSMERILERYERYSYAERQLVETATETNASWTLEHEKLKARIEVLQRNQRHFMGEDLDNLSFKELQSVEHQIDSALKHIRTKKNQLMYESISELQKKDKALQEQNNQLAKKVKEKEKEIAQQTQKEQQSHTSVDSSTIQPPPMQPLNLRGNRGEDETTPMQHRSNTLLPAWLLPHMNE; translated from the exons ATGGGGCGGGGTAGGGTTCAGCTCAAGAGAATTGAGAACAAGATCAATAGGCAGGTGACTTTCTCCAAGAGAAGGTCTGGTTTGTTGAAGAAAGCCCATGAGATCTCTGTGCTTTGTGATGCTGAGGTTGCTTTGATTGTCTTCTCCACCAAGGGGAAGCTCTTTGAATACTCTACTGATTCCTG CAGCATGGAAAGGATACTTGAACGTTATGAGAGATACTCATATGCAGAAAGGCAGCTTGTTGAAACTGCTACCGAAACAAAT GCTAGCTGGACTTTGGAACATGAAAAGTTGAAGGCCAGGATAGAGGTTTTACAAAGAAACCAAAG GCATTTCATGGGGGAAGATCTTGATAACTTAAGCTTCAAAGAGCTTCAGAGTGTGGAGCACCAGATTGATTCTGCTCTTAAGCACATAAGGACAAAAAAG AATCAATTGATGTATGAATCCATTTCAGAACTACAGAAGAAG GATAAGGCATTGCAGGAGCAAAACAACCAACTTGCAAAGAAG gttaaggagaaggagaaggaaatTGCGCAGCAGACTCAGAAGGAGCAACAGAGTCACACAAGTGTAGATTCATCTACTATTCAACCACCACCAATGCAGCCTTTGAACTTAAG AGGCAACAGAGGGGAAGATGAAACAACTCCAATGCAACATCGAAGCAATACGCTTCTGCCAGCTTGGTTGCTTCCCCACATGAACGAGTAA
- the LOC110616822 gene encoding truncated transcription factor CAULIFLOWER A isoform X2: MGRGRVQLKRIENKINRQVTFSKRRSGLLKKAHEISVLCDAEVALIVFSTKGKLFEYSTDSCMERILERYERYSYAERQLVETATETNASWTLEHEKLKARIEVLQRNQRHFMGEDLDNLSFKELQSVEHQIDSALKHIRTKKNQLMYESISELQKKDKALQEQNNQLAKKVKEKEKEIAQQTQKEQQSHTSVDSSTIQPPPMQPLNLRGNRGEDETTPMQHRSNTLLPAWLLPHMNE, from the exons ATGGGGCGGGGTAGGGTTCAGCTCAAGAGAATTGAGAACAAGATCAATAGGCAGGTGACTTTCTCCAAGAGAAGGTCTGGTTTGTTGAAGAAAGCCCATGAGATCTCTGTGCTTTGTGATGCTGAGGTTGCTTTGATTGTCTTCTCCACCAAGGGGAAGCTCTTTGAATACTCTACTGATTCCTG CATGGAAAGGATACTTGAACGTTATGAGAGATACTCATATGCAGAAAGGCAGCTTGTTGAAACTGCTACCGAAACAAAT GCTAGCTGGACTTTGGAACATGAAAAGTTGAAGGCCAGGATAGAGGTTTTACAAAGAAACCAAAG GCATTTCATGGGGGAAGATCTTGATAACTTAAGCTTCAAAGAGCTTCAGAGTGTGGAGCACCAGATTGATTCTGCTCTTAAGCACATAAGGACAAAAAAG AATCAATTGATGTATGAATCCATTTCAGAACTACAGAAGAAG GATAAGGCATTGCAGGAGCAAAACAACCAACTTGCAAAGAAG gttaaggagaaggagaaggaaatTGCGCAGCAGACTCAGAAGGAGCAACAGAGTCACACAAGTGTAGATTCATCTACTATTCAACCACCACCAATGCAGCCTTTGAACTTAAG AGGCAACAGAGGGGAAGATGAAACAACTCCAATGCAACATCGAAGCAATACGCTTCTGCCAGCTTGGTTGCTTCCCCACATGAACGAGTAA